CAGCTAAACTAATAATGATTAAGAAGAAAACTAAGGACATAAAATAATCCCCAGTATAGTCGTAAAGTAAACCAGAAGCTATAGGCCCAATAGCTTGGCCTCCAGTTTGAACAGGTAATGATACTCCTCGTATTACACCTAGACTTTCTCTTCCGTAGTAATCAGCCCAGAGAACGTTAACCAGAGTAGACATTCCACCTAAGCCATTACCAAAAACTAATGCTGAAATAATTCCAAGATAAAATGAATCAGCTTGAATCATTATTATCACACCTAAAGTCATAAATAAGGTTGAAATGGTTGTCATGATTCTTGCTGAAAATCTTGTAGTAAATAAAGGAAAAAGAAAACCTCCTGTTGCACTGGATAAGGCGAATATACTTACTATGCTTGCTGCTTGAGAATAGGGTATACCTTGATCGTGGTAATATGGAGCCTGATGTAAACTAACCCCAGCTTGAACCATGAATCCAAAACCTGCAAATATCATTAAGAACCACATGGTATGAGTTTTTAAAGCTTCTTTAAGGGTATATGAAGCTTCTGATGTGCTTTCTGTTATTGATGATTTTTTATTGTTATCTGGCATTAATCCTATATCTTCAGGTTTCCTTACCATTAAGATTCCTGGGGGAATAACTCCTATGATTAATACCATTATGCCTAAAAATATCCAGGCGGAAGGCCAGTTTTCAGATACAATAATTGATTTAGCAATAAATGGTATTAGTGCGAGTCCTAGACCTTGACTAACTTGGAGTATAGCCAATGTTATCGCACGTTTAGATACAAACCAATTACTAACTGCTACAGCTGGTGCTAACATTAATGGTCCAGCAAACATAGCTCTACCGCAAATATAAAATACATAAAAATAAACTATAGATTCTACTTGAGATATCGCTATAGCTGAGATAGCTACAATAAGAGAACTTAATGCCATGACAAGTGATGTTCCGTATCGATCGATTCCTTTTCCGATGATAGGGGATACAAAAGCTCCGACAAATCCTCCTATGCTTACAGCTCCTGAAAATGCAGTTCGACTCCAATTTAGTTCATCACTCATGGGAGTTATAAATACTGAAAGTGTAGCTACTGCCATAACTGGACGTACGGCAGACATTGAGGTGGAAATTAGTAATATTATCCATCCATAGTAAATCGGTGATTTATTTGCAATGTATTGTTTCATAGTTTCTTTCTGTGTATTGTTTAAAGAAAACCTAACATATTCTAAGTTGTACTATTGAAATTATATACACATATTTATTGATTATGTTGGTTATTAGTACTTTTTGAATATAATTTTGAGGTAGAATTGCTAAATAAAATTACAGGTATTATTATTTGGACTGATCAGTTAGATATTATGGTAGATTTTTATAAGAATCTTTTAGGTTTAACTGTACACTCTATTCGACCTAGTTTTGTTAGTTTTGATATAGGTGGAGAACGCTTCAACATTGGGACCCACAATAATGTTTCGGGAATGGCCAAAGACCCATATAGAATAATGTTGAATTTTGAAGTAGACGACATTATTGAAGTATCAAAAAAATTACGTGCGAAAAATGTTAGTTTTCTTAGAGAACCAGAAGAGGAACATTGGGGAGGTATGGTGGCAACTTTTTATGATCCTGACGGGAACATATTACAATTATTACAAAAAAATAGATTAAACTGAAGGGAACATAAATTGAAATATTTGGATAGTGAATTTCTGCTTCCTTTTAGATATAAAGATTTTACATCTATGTGGATTGCAACTCTTTTTTCAGGCGCTTCTATGTGGACCACAAATTTAGCTAGAGCAGCTCTAGTTTGGAATATTTCTGAATCAAGTAATTGGGTTGGTTTAATTTTATTTGCATTAATGATTCCTAGTTTGTTAGTTCCTTTAATTGCAGGTTTTATTGCTGATTGGATTGATAGAAAAAAAATGTTGATTCTAGCTTCTATAGGCAGTCTTATTTCAAATGGGTTGATGGTTTTAGTATTGGTATTATTTGATTTGACTAATGAATTATTGGTTTATATTGTTGCTTTTTCTGCACTAGAAGGTATAGCTAGAGCATTTAGAATGCCTGCATCTCAAAGTTTGGTACCCAATCTTGTATCCAAGGATGATGTTCCTAAAGCAGTAGCTCTCCTTAATGCTAATCAACACGGAGCAAAACTTATTGGGCCATTGGTGGTAGGATTTTTGACAGTAATTATAAAGACTGGATTCTTGGAAGTCTTCATAGTGTGTTTTAGCTTAAATATTGCTGCAGTTTTGACAATATTGCTCATTCGTACTGAGTCTACAGGTGTCATTGACGCCGAAAAAAGTTTTGGTGCTAATTTTTTACAAGGATTTGATTATCTTTACCATAATACTTGGATGTTGATTGTATTGGTTGTAGCAATGCTACATTGTGCTTTAACTATGACCTATGAATCTCTTACTCCTTCAATAGGTGAAGAAGTATTAATACTTGGGAGTAGCTCCTAT
This genomic window from SAR202 cluster bacterium contains:
- a CDS encoding MFS transporter, with amino-acid sequence MKQYIANKSPIYYGWIILLISTSMSAVRPVMAVATLSVFITPMSDELNWSRTAFSGAVSIGGFVGAFVSPIIGKGIDRYGTSLVMALSSLIVAISAIAISQVESIVYFYVFYICGRAMFAGPLMLAPAVAVSNWFVSKRAITLAILQVSQGLGLALIPFIAKSIIVSENWPSAWIFLGIMVLIIGVIPPGILMVRKPEDIGLMPDNNKKSSITESTSEASYTLKEALKTHTMWFLMIFAGFGFMVQAGVSLHQAPYYHDQGIPYSQAASIVSIFALSSATGGFLFPLFTTRFSARIMTTISTLFMTLGVIIMIQADSFYLGIISALVFGNGLGGMSTLVNVLWADYYGRESLGVIRGVSLPVQTGGQAIGPIASGLLYDYTGDYFMSLVFFLIIISLAAFFVFISKPPTSSSS
- a CDS encoding MFS transporter, which gives rise to MDSEFLLPFRYKDFTSMWIATLFSGASMWTTNLARAALVWNISESSNWVGLILFALMIPSLLVPLIAGFIADWIDRKKMLILASIGSLISNGLMVLVLVLFDLTNELLVYIVAFSALEGIARAFRMPASQSLVPNLVSKDDVPKAVALLNANQHGAKLIGPLVVGFLTVIIKTGFLEVFIVCFSLNIAAVLTILLIRTESTGVIDAEKSFGANFLQGFDYLYHNTWMLIVLVVAMLHCALTMTYESLTPSIGEEVLILGSSSYTSLMLFAGIGAVLGSTIVVTMKTKIGGYLFFFSAFLSGFAPVLLSLSDSIYIIWLSLLLIGASQAAFMTLTHVIIQVIVPDEIRGRVTSIYIMHVGSMMALFNWINGYLADITNPRTVLMFMGIIFIAAIIISLVNKTAKTLFSIGIDEYSNSRIEGSSA